A single region of the Roseivivax sp. THAF197b genome encodes:
- a CDS encoding nitrogen regulation protein NR(II) — translation MNTALALSLWSSLPIPALLIDASDNIADMNPAAEGFMNNSAKWITGQPIWDRLAVDAPIEESFAKARANGTPLFVNDVDVGTGSRPPRICSLHISPLQGQMDWMIVLVSPRELAGRMTQNNSVKAAAKSAIGMAEMLAHEIKNPLAGIAGAAQLLSMGLSKDDLELTDLIVSETRRIVKLLEQVEQFGNLSAPERKPVNIHDVLDRARRSALLGFGAHMTMIEDYDPSLPLAHGDPDQLLQVVLNLLKNASEAADQKEGGRIRLHTFYEHSFKLRRADGSGQTLPLQIEIIDDGPGLPEDIRGDVFEPFVSGRENGTGLGLALVSKIISDHDGWISVDSVPGRTVFRISLPLAPKDAKENE, via the coding sequence ATGAACACCGCGCTTGCGCTCTCGCTCTGGTCATCGCTGCCGATCCCGGCGCTGCTGATCGACGCCTCGGACAATATCGCCGACATGAACCCCGCCGCGGAAGGGTTCATGAACAACTCGGCCAAGTGGATCACCGGCCAGCCCATCTGGGACCGTCTCGCCGTCGATGCGCCCATCGAGGAGAGTTTCGCCAAGGCGCGCGCCAACGGGACGCCGCTTTTCGTCAATGATGTCGATGTCGGCACGGGTTCGCGCCCGCCGCGGATCTGCTCGCTGCATATCTCGCCGCTGCAAGGCCAGATGGACTGGATGATCGTCCTGGTCTCGCCGCGCGAGCTGGCCGGGCGCATGACGCAGAACAATTCGGTGAAGGCGGCGGCGAAATCGGCCATCGGCATGGCCGAGATGCTCGCGCACGAGATCAAGAACCCGCTCGCGGGGATCGCGGGCGCGGCGCAGCTTCTCTCCATGGGGCTCAGCAAGGACGACCTTGAGCTGACCGACCTGATCGTCAGCGAGACTCGGCGCATCGTGAAGCTGCTCGAGCAGGTGGAGCAATTCGGAAACCTCTCCGCGCCCGAGCGCAAACCGGTGAATATCCACGACGTTCTGGACCGCGCCCGCCGCTCGGCACTTCTGGGCTTCGGCGCGCATATGACCATGATCGAGGATTACGACCCGTCGCTGCCCTTGGCGCATGGGGATCCCGACCAGTTGCTGCAGGTGGTGCTCAACCTTCTGAAGAATGCCTCGGAAGCGGCGGATCAGAAGGAGGGGGGCAGGATCCGCCTGCACACCTTCTACGAGCACAGCTTCAAGCTGCGCCGCGCGGACGGCTCCGGCCAGACGTTGCCCTTGCAGATCGAGATCATCGATGACGGGCCGGGCCTGCCCGAGGATATCCGGGGCGACGTGTTCGAGCCGTTTGTTTCGGGACGCGAAAACGGCACGGGGCTCGGCCTCGCGCTCGTCTCGAAGATCATATCCGACCATGACGGCTGGATTTCCGTCGACAGCGTGCCGGGGCGGACCGTGTTCCGCATCTCGCTGCCGCTGGCGCCCAAAGACGCGAAGGAGAATGAGTGA
- the dusB gene encoding tRNA dihydrouridine synthase DusB: MKLGGTAISTPVFLAPLAGITDLPFRNLVSRFGAGLVVSEMVASQELVQGKWATREKAELGFGIENTSVQLAGRDPYWMGEAARVVEASGARVIDINMGCPAKKVTGGYSGSALMRDPDHALRLIEAVVGAVSVPVTLKTRLGWDDGCLNAPDLARRAEGAGVQMVVIHGRTRCQFYKGRADWAAIRRVTDAVGIPVIANGDIVDPASAAQALSRSGAAGVMVGRGAQGAPWRLAEIAAGLGYGPAPDIPTGNAFLDMVSAHYEAMLAFYGAELGLKVARKHLGWYMDEAGTPSALRREVLTARSPEDVLRLLPAALIGAEVVAA; this comes from the coding sequence GTGAAACTCGGCGGCACTGCCATTTCCACCCCGGTCTTTCTCGCGCCTCTGGCGGGAATCACGGATCTGCCCTTTCGAAACCTCGTGTCGCGGTTCGGCGCGGGGCTGGTGGTGAGCGAGATGGTCGCAAGCCAGGAACTCGTGCAGGGCAAATGGGCGACGCGCGAGAAAGCCGAGCTTGGCTTCGGGATCGAGAACACGTCGGTGCAGCTTGCAGGCCGCGATCCCTACTGGATGGGGGAGGCCGCGCGGGTCGTGGAAGCCTCCGGCGCGCGGGTGATCGATATCAACATGGGCTGCCCTGCAAAAAAGGTGACGGGTGGCTATTCGGGCTCTGCCTTGATGCGCGATCCCGACCATGCGCTGCGGCTGATCGAGGCCGTGGTGGGCGCGGTATCCGTGCCTGTGACGCTGAAAACGCGGCTCGGCTGGGACGATGGCTGCCTGAACGCGCCTGATCTTGCGCGCCGGGCGGAGGGTGCAGGCGTACAGATGGTGGTGATCCACGGACGCACGCGCTGCCAGTTCTACAAGGGCCGGGCGGATTGGGCCGCGATCCGACGCGTGACAGACGCGGTCGGCATTCCGGTCATCGCGAATGGCGATATCGTCGATCCGGCAAGTGCGGCCCAGGCGCTGAGCCGCTCCGGTGCGGCAGGTGTCATGGTCGGGCGCGGCGCGCAGGGTGCGCCCTGGCGGCTGGCCGAGATCGCGGCCGGCTTGGGATATGGACCCGCGCCCGACATCCCCACCGGAAACGCCTTTCTGGACATGGTTTCAGCGCATTACGAGGCGATGCTCGCGTTCTACGGCGCCGAGCTCGGTCTCAAAGTCGCGCGCAAACACCTTGGCTGGTACATGGATGAGGCAGGCACGCCTTCCGCGTTGCGGCGCGAGGTTCTGACCGCCAGATCGCCGGAGGACGTGTTGCGCCTTCTGCCCGCCGCGCTGATCGGAGCGGAGGTGGTCGCCGCATGA
- a CDS encoding phosphatidylglycerophosphatase A gives MTRMIATVLGVGYLRPAPGTWGSLAALPLFWGLYELVGFFGTLLAIAVVTALGTWAIAAETRGKSDHDPSEIVIDEVAGQWIALLTVAYGAHFTGSDIIALWPGWVAGFVFFRLFDIWKPWLVGRADRMGTAWGVMLDDLIAGAFAALATFVLGALWHVVFL, from the coding sequence ATGACCCGGATGATCGCGACCGTCCTCGGCGTTGGCTATCTGCGCCCGGCGCCGGGCACCTGGGGCTCGCTTGCCGCGCTGCCGCTTTTCTGGGGCCTGTATGAGCTTGTCGGCTTTTTCGGCACACTGCTGGCCATTGCAGTTGTCACGGCGCTCGGCACGTGGGCCATTGCCGCCGAAACCAGAGGCAAGAGCGATCATGACCCGTCCGAGATCGTGATCGACGAGGTCGCAGGGCAATGGATTGCTTTGCTGACAGTGGCTTACGGCGCGCACTTCACCGGAAGCGACATCATCGCCCTGTGGCCAGGCTGGGTCGCAGGCTTCGTCTTCTTCCGCCTGTTCGACATCTGGAAACCCTGGCTGGTGGGCCGGGCCGATCGCATGGGCACGGCCTGGGGCGTCATGCTTGACGACCTGATCGCCGGCGCTTTCGCGGCGCTGGCGACCTTCGTGCTGGGTGCCCTCTGGCACGTGGTCTTCCTGTGA
- a CDS encoding CinA family protein — MSALAGNLLKAAQARGVTITTAESCTGGMISAAITDIAGSSAVFERGFVTYSNAAKTEMLGVSEATLAAHGAVSEEVAREMAQGAKDAARADLAVAVTGIAGPGGSEHKPEGRVCFALATKDGISSETVEFGAIGRAQVRANTRGHALQMLLDALTV, encoded by the coding sequence GTGAGCGCGCTGGCAGGAAACCTGCTCAAGGCAGCCCAGGCGCGCGGGGTCACGATCACCACGGCCGAAAGCTGTACGGGCGGCATGATTTCCGCGGCGATCACGGATATCGCGGGCTCCTCCGCGGTGTTCGAGCGCGGCTTCGTCACCTACTCCAATGCCGCGAAGACGGAGATGTTGGGCGTGTCCGAGGCGACGCTTGCCGCCCATGGCGCCGTCTCCGAAGAGGTCGCGCGCGAGATGGCGCAGGGCGCAAAAGACGCGGCGCGCGCGGATCTCGCCGTCGCGGTCACCGGCATCGCAGGCCCCGGCGGGTCGGAGCACAAGCCCGAAGGCCGGGTCTGCTTTGCCCTGGCAACTAAAGACGGGATTTCCAGCGAAACCGTCGAATTCGGCGCGATTGGACGGGCGCAGGTCCGGGCGAACACACGGGGCCACGCCCTGCAAATGCTGCTCGATGCGTTGACCGTGTAG
- a CDS encoding type II toxin-antitoxin system RatA family toxin codes for MTTHSETKKLPYTADQMYSLVADVGKYPEFLPWCAAARVRSTEDKGDRTEMLADLVISFKVFRERFGSRVTLWPEKGQIDTEYLDGPFRYMESRWNFRNVEGGCEVSFFVDFEFKNRILQGAAGMFFYEAMQRIVRAFERRAAALYG; via the coding sequence ATGACCACGCATTCCGAGACGAAGAAGCTGCCTTACACGGCGGATCAGATGTATTCGCTTGTGGCGGATGTCGGGAAATATCCCGAATTCCTGCCATGGTGCGCGGCAGCACGGGTCCGTTCGACCGAAGACAAAGGTGACCGCACAGAAATGCTGGCCGATCTGGTGATCTCGTTCAAAGTGTTCCGCGAACGGTTTGGCAGCCGCGTGACGCTTTGGCCCGAAAAAGGCCAGATCGATACCGAATACCTCGACGGGCCATTCCGATACATGGAAAGCCGCTGGAATTTCAGGAATGTGGAAGGCGGGTGCGAAGTCTCCTTCTTCGTGGATTTTGAGTTCAAGAACCGCATCCTGCAAGGCGCGGCCGGCATGTTCTTCTATGAGGCAATGCAGCGAATCGTACGCGCATTTGAGCGGCGGGCCGCAGCACTTTACGGCTAG
- the hpt gene encoding hypoxanthine phosphoribosyltransferase encodes MSQPATQPRTQPAYVIDEMISAKSIAARIEALARKIEAEFDATDKLVVVGLLRGSFVFIADLVRELRLPVEVDFLEVSSYGDAMESSREVRILKDLRTGIEGRDVLVVEDIVDTGYTLSHVIRLLQSRNPHKLRTIALLDKPSRREVEVRADWIGFDIPDEFVVGYGIDYAQRDRNLPHIGKVRFTE; translated from the coding sequence ATGTCTCAGCCTGCCACACAACCGCGCACGCAACCGGCCTATGTCATCGATGAGATGATATCAGCAAAGTCGATCGCCGCCCGGATCGAGGCGCTCGCGCGCAAGATCGAAGCGGAATTCGACGCCACCGACAAGCTGGTCGTCGTGGGGCTGTTGCGGGGCTCCTTCGTTTTCATTGCCGATCTCGTGCGCGAACTGCGCCTGCCGGTCGAGGTCGATTTCCTTGAGGTCTCCTCCTACGGTGACGCGATGGAGAGCAGCCGGGAAGTGCGCATTCTCAAGGACTTGCGGACCGGCATTGAAGGGCGCGACGTGCTCGTGGTCGAAGATATCGTCGATACCGGCTACACGCTCAGCCACGTGATCCGCCTGCTGCAAAGTCGCAATCCGCACAAGCTGCGCACCATTGCACTTCTGGACAAGCCGTCGCGGCGTGAGGTCGAGGTGCGCGCCGACTGGATCGGCTTCGACATCCCGGATGAATTTGTCGTGGGATATGGCATCGATTACGCCCAGCGGGATCGCAACCTGCCGCATATCGGCAAAGTCCGCTTCACCGAATAG
- a CDS encoding FAD-binding oxidoreductase, translated as MPDHVVVVGGAAMGSFTALSLREAGFTGPITVIERDLSYARSSTALSAASIRTQFDTALLVEMSLYGAAFLRARAAEMAFREGGYLVLSAADAAEDRARLVAMQNAAGAEVALLDRRALSARFPFLNTEDLACGSFGTRHEGWFDAWSLLSHARAGAKAAGVTYLVGEVAGLCVRGEAVDAVQLADGTRLACDWCVIAAGALSAPLVAAIGIDLPVVPKKRTAFAFDALVPGAGVPMIFDTSGLWVRPEGRGFIGGIQPPPERDCHAPDDLDPDHDLLLEAFWPPLAHRIPAMEELRVSRAWAGHYEMCTLDQNAVIGPHDRYGNLLFCTGFSGHGIQHAPAAGRGVAEWIAHGAYRTLDLAPLGWARIAQGRPLLEGMVF; from the coding sequence TTGCCTGATCATGTCGTCGTCGTCGGCGGGGCTGCCATGGGCAGCTTCACGGCGCTGTCCTTGCGCGAGGCGGGCTTCACCGGCCCCATCACGGTGATCGAGCGCGATCTGAGCTATGCACGCTCCTCCACGGCGCTGTCCGCCGCCTCGATCCGCACGCAATTCGACACGGCACTCCTTGTGGAGATGTCTCTTTACGGCGCGGCCTTCCTGCGCGCGCGAGCTGCGGAGATGGCGTTTCGCGAAGGTGGCTACCTCGTGTTGTCGGCGGCCGATGCGGCAGAGGACCGTGCGCGTCTTGTCGCGATGCAAAATGCGGCCGGGGCCGAGGTTGCACTGCTGGACCGGCGGGCCTTGTCCGCCCGGTTTCCCTTTCTGAACACCGAAGACTTAGCCTGCGGGTCGTTCGGAACCCGGCATGAGGGCTGGTTCGACGCCTGGTCGCTACTGAGCCACGCGCGCGCCGGTGCGAAAGCCGCGGGCGTGACCTACCTTGTGGGCGAGGTGGCAGGGCTTTGCGTCCGGGGCGAGGCCGTTGACGCGGTGCAACTCGCAGATGGCACGCGCCTTGCCTGCGATTGGTGCGTGATCGCGGCAGGCGCCCTGTCCGCGCCTCTGGTGGCCGCAATCGGGATCGACCTGCCCGTGGTGCCGAAGAAACGCACGGCGTTCGCGTTCGATGCGCTGGTCCCGGGGGCGGGTGTTCCGATGATCTTCGATACGTCCGGGCTGTGGGTCCGACCGGAAGGCCGGGGCTTCATCGGGGGGATCCAGCCGCCGCCCGAGCGCGATTGCCATGCGCCCGACGATCTCGACCCCGATCACGATCTGCTGCTGGAGGCTTTCTGGCCACCGCTCGCCCATCGCATCCCGGCCATGGAGGAGTTGCGCGTAAGCCGCGCCTGGGCCGGGCATTACGAGATGTGCACGCTCGACCAGAACGCGGTGATCGGGCCGCATGATCGCTACGGCAACCTTCTCTTCTGCACAGGCTTTTCCGGCCACGGCATCCAGCACGCGCCTGCTGCGGGCCGGGGCGTGGCGGAGTGGATCGCCCACGGCGCCTATCGCACGCTCGACCTCGCGCCGCTTGGATGGGCGCGCATCGCGCAAGGGCGACCGCTGCTGGAAGGGATGGTGTTTTAG
- a CDS encoding LamB/YcsF family protein, whose translation MAVTRVDLNSDMGEGFGAYQSGDDEAILGIVSSANVACGFHAGDPEIMARVFAMAKERGVAIGAHPGFPDLWGFGRRNIPFSTGEIERLVAYQVGAAQALAAYAGYKITYVKPHGALGNLGSQNREVGEAVTRAIKAVDPSLVSLSIALGHQERAAREAGLTVASEIFADRAYEEDGTLVNRKKPGAVIHDPEIAAARVAQMVAEGAIETVSGKKLETPIDSICVHSDTPDAVALAQKVKNGLEAAGIAVKPFA comes from the coding sequence ATGGCGGTCACGCGGGTCGATCTGAATTCGGATATGGGCGAGGGCTTCGGCGCCTACCAATCGGGCGATGACGAGGCGATCCTCGGCATCGTCTCCTCGGCCAACGTGGCTTGCGGCTTTCACGCAGGCGATCCGGAAATCATGGCCCGCGTCTTCGCCATGGCCAAGGAGCGCGGCGTGGCCATCGGCGCGCATCCGGGCTTTCCCGACCTCTGGGGCTTCGGTCGGCGCAACATTCCCTTCTCCACCGGAGAGATCGAGCGGCTCGTGGCCTACCAGGTCGGCGCGGCGCAGGCCCTCGCGGCCTATGCGGGCTACAAGATCACTTACGTCAAACCGCATGGCGCGCTGGGCAATCTCGGCTCGCAGAACCGCGAGGTGGGCGAGGCCGTGACCCGCGCCATCAAGGCGGTGGACCCGAGCCTCGTGTCGCTCTCCATAGCGCTTGGTCATCAGGAACGCGCCGCGCGCGAGGCCGGGCTGACCGTCGCGTCGGAGATCTTCGCGGATCGCGCCTATGAGGAAGACGGCACGCTGGTCAATCGCAAGAAGCCCGGTGCGGTGATCCATGACCCGGAGATTGCAGCCGCCCGCGTGGCGCAGATGGTGGCCGAGGGGGCGATTGAGACAGTGTCGGGCAAGAAGCTTGAAACGCCCATCGACTCCATCTGCGTGCATTCCGATACACCTGACGCCGTGGCGCTGGCGCAGAAGGTGAAAAACGGGCTGGAAGCCGCTGGAATTGCAGTGAAACCTTTTGCCTGA
- a CDS encoding SDR family NAD(P)-dependent oxidoreductase, producing the protein MRQTDRAVIVTGAAQGLGLACAERFIADGDRVFMVDIKEEALLAAADRLGDRAVAHVADLAALGADGAAGIVAACVDAFGQVDVLINNAGIIVQADFLDFPEDGFDKTMAVNLKAPFLLGQAVGRQMKAQGEGGAIINMSSVNAELAIPNTVAYACSKGGMKQLTAVMAVGLIPHGIRVNAIGPGTILTDMVRQSVMQSDAARQTILSRTPAGRCGEPSEIAAVAAFLAGPDASYMVGQTIYPDGGRMVLNYTVPVPD; encoded by the coding sequence ATGAGACAAACAGACCGAGCCGTTATCGTCACAGGCGCCGCGCAGGGGCTGGGCTTGGCCTGTGCCGAACGCTTCATTGCCGATGGCGATCGGGTGTTCATGGTGGATATCAAGGAGGAGGCGCTCCTTGCCGCCGCCGACCGTTTGGGCGACCGGGCCGTCGCGCATGTGGCCGACCTTGCCGCACTGGGCGCGGACGGCGCGGCGGGCATCGTTGCGGCCTGTGTGGATGCATTCGGCCAAGTCGATGTGCTGATCAACAATGCGGGCATCATCGTGCAGGCCGATTTTCTCGACTTTCCGGAGGATGGCTTCGACAAGACCATGGCCGTGAACCTCAAGGCGCCGTTCCTTCTGGGGCAGGCCGTCGGTCGGCAGATGAAGGCGCAGGGCGAAGGTGGCGCGATCATCAACATGTCGTCCGTCAATGCCGAACTCGCGATCCCCAACACCGTGGCCTATGCCTGCTCCAAGGGTGGCATGAAGCAGCTGACTGCGGTCATGGCCGTGGGGCTCATTCCGCACGGGATCCGCGTCAATGCCATCGGGCCGGGCACGATCCTGACCGACATGGTGCGCCAGTCGGTCATGCAATCCGACGCCGCGCGTCAGACGATCCTGTCGCGCACGCCCGCGGGCCGCTGCGGGGAGCCGTCAGAGATCGCCGCTGTCGCCGCCTTCCTCGCCGGGCCCGATGCCTCCTACATGGTCGGGCAGACGATCTACCCCGATGGCGGGCGGATGGTGCTGAACTACACGGTGCCCGTTCCCGACTGA
- a CDS encoding 2-dehydro-3-deoxy-6-phosphogalactonate aldolase: MSREIIAILRGITPAEAAPVTEALIAAGITKIEVPLNVPDAWQSIAAMVEVAQDRAIIGGGTVLDPGDVLRLRDMGARMVVSPDCNPRVIVATKQAGLLSYPGVFTATECVAALRNGADGLKLFPAFKLGPDGFKALSAILPPDARSYAVGGVAPADFADWHAVGISGFGLGTALYEPGLPADAVSDRAAQVVAAWDALSWSRDQAV, from the coding sequence ATGAGCCGGGAGATCATCGCCATTCTGCGCGGCATCACGCCTGCAGAGGCCGCCCCCGTCACCGAAGCGCTGATCGCGGCGGGGATCACGAAGATCGAGGTGCCGCTCAACGTGCCGGATGCCTGGCAAAGCATCGCGGCCATGGTCGAGGTGGCGCAGGACCGCGCGATTATCGGCGGAGGCACGGTCCTCGATCCGGGCGACGTGTTGCGCTTGCGCGATATGGGCGCGCGGATGGTCGTGTCGCCGGATTGCAATCCGCGCGTGATCGTCGCGACCAAACAGGCTGGCCTGCTGTCCTATCCCGGTGTTTTCACCGCCACCGAATGCGTGGCAGCCCTGCGCAATGGCGCGGACGGGCTCAAGCTGTTTCCGGCCTTCAAGCTGGGCCCCGACGGGTTCAAGGCGCTGTCGGCCATCCTGCCGCCCGATGCGCGCAGCTATGCGGTGGGTGGCGTGGCGCCTGCGGATTTCGCGGATTGGCACGCTGTGGGCATCAGCGGTTTCGGTCTTGGAACGGCGCTTTATGAGCCGGGCTTGCCTGCAGATGCGGTCAGCGACCGTGCGGCGCAGGTCGTGGCCGCATGGGACGCGCTGTCATGGTCGCGGGATCAGGCGGTCTGA
- a CDS encoding 2-dehydro-3-deoxygalactonokinase, whose amino-acid sequence MSVTDWIAVDWGMTHLSAWLIGADGSILDRRSSDQGVDRVPRDGFEAALLDLVGDALPLDGRVMIVICGAAGSRDGWAEAPYRAVPSAPPGMAQAMRALTLDPRLDVRILPGLKQDKPVDLMRGEETQIAGVFAAQPNFDGVICLPGTHTKWAQVSAREVVSFRTYLTGELIDLLAEHSVLRHAVGGDGWDEAAFLDAVSEGMSRPAPMGANLFSLRAEALLSGLDPATARARLCGLLIGMELAGARAYWLGQQVLIVGEGTLAQAYRAALAAQGAPARIIDAEAATLGGLVAARAGMTGGAS is encoded by the coding sequence ATGAGCGTCACAGATTGGATCGCCGTCGATTGGGGCATGACGCATCTCAGCGCCTGGCTGATCGGCGCGGATGGCAGCATTCTGGATCGCCGCAGTTCTGATCAGGGCGTGGACAGAGTGCCGCGCGACGGGTTCGAGGCGGCCTTGCTCGACCTCGTTGGCGATGCGCTTCCTTTGGATGGCCGCGTGATGATCGTGATATGTGGTGCTGCCGGATCACGGGACGGCTGGGCCGAGGCACCCTATCGCGCGGTGCCTTCTGCGCCGCCCGGCATGGCGCAGGCGATGCGTGCGCTGACCCTCGATCCGCGCCTTGACGTCCGCATCCTGCCGGGGCTCAAGCAGGACAAGCCCGTCGATCTCATGCGCGGGGAGGAGACGCAGATCGCGGGCGTTTTCGCCGCGCAGCCCAATTTCGACGGGGTGATCTGCCTGCCCGGCACGCATACGAAATGGGCGCAGGTCTCGGCCCGCGAAGTGGTGTCGTTCCGGACCTATCTGACAGGCGAACTCATCGACCTGCTCGCCGAGCATTCGGTGCTGCGGCATGCGGTGGGCGGCGATGGCTGGGACGAGGCGGCCTTCCTCGACGCGGTGAGCGAGGGCATGTCGCGCCCCGCACCGATGGGGGCCAACCTCTTCTCGCTCCGTGCCGAGGCGCTTTTGTCGGGCCTCGATCCGGCCACGGCCCGGGCGCGCCTCTGCGGGCTACTGATCGGCATGGAGCTTGCGGGCGCGCGCGCCTATTGGCTGGGACAGCAGGTCCTGATCGTGGGTGAGGGGACTCTGGCGCAGGCCTATCGCGCGGCCCTCGCGGCGCAGGGCGCCCCGGCCCGGATCATCGATGCCGAGGCGGCCACGCTGGGGGGGCTCGTTGCCGCGCGGGCCGGGATGACCGGGGGCGCATCATGA
- a CDS encoding PHB depolymerase family esterase gives MRGLAALLVVFLSALPLTAKAGCGDAPGPCALPGGGTYHIELPTEPRADGAALMFLHGWGSSGQGTLSMRGVVETALGRGYAVIAPDGIPREGRNGRTWAFNPERAAPRDEVAFLQSVRDAAADRFGLSPDAMLLSGFSIGGSMASYLACAAPDTFAAYAPVAGSFWRPHPASCEGPVRLLHTHGWRDQVVPLEGRLLRGAAPDAPGAVAQGDVWYAMDVWRRANGCPLMADRFATDATYMRRTWDGCGPGAALEFALFDGGHAVPEGWAAMALDWFEGLDLATDADAVE, from the coding sequence ATGCGAGGTCTCGCGGCTCTGCTTGTCGTTTTTCTGTCTGCGCTTCCCCTGACCGCGAAGGCGGGCTGCGGCGATGCGCCGGGCCCCTGTGCGCTGCCGGGGGGCGGGACCTATCACATCGAATTGCCGACGGAGCCGCGCGCGGACGGGGCGGCGTTGATGTTCCTGCACGGATGGGGTTCTAGCGGGCAGGGCACGCTGAGCATGCGCGGCGTGGTCGAGACGGCGCTCGGCCGCGGATACGCCGTGATCGCGCCCGACGGCATTCCGCGTGAGGGTCGCAACGGACGCACCTGGGCTTTCAATCCCGAGCGCGCCGCGCCGCGGGACGAGGTCGCTTTTCTGCAATCGGTGCGCGATGCCGCCGCAGACCGGTTCGGCCTGTCTCCCGATGCGATGCTCCTGTCAGGCTTTTCCATAGGCGGTTCGATGGCGAGCTATCTGGCCTGCGCCGCCCCTGACACCTTTGCCGCTTACGCGCCGGTGGCAGGCAGTTTCTGGCGACCACACCCCGCGTCCTGTGAGGGGCCTGTGCGCCTGTTGCACACCCATGGCTGGCGCGATCAGGTCGTGCCGCTGGAAGGGCGGCTGTTGCGCGGCGCTGCCCCGGACGCGCCCGGTGCGGTGGCGCAGGGTGATGTCTGGTACGCGATGGATGTCTGGCGCCGGGCCAATGGATGCCCGCTGATGGCGGACCGGTTCGCAACCGACGCCACCTATATGCGCCGTACATGGGATGGATGCGGTCCGGGGGCTGCACTGGAATTCGCGCTTTTCGATGGCGGCCACGCTGTGCCCGAGGGCTGGGCCGCGATGGCGCTCGATTGGTTCGAAGGTCTCGACTTGGCGACGGACGCGGACGCGGTGGAGTGA